In Silene latifolia isolate original U9 population chromosome X, ASM4854445v1, whole genome shotgun sequence, the following proteins share a genomic window:
- the LOC141617899 gene encoding uncharacterized protein LOC141617899: protein MLALAVQHKYVHYWVTDQENDELTHVFMAYPEAVKMFRSYYYVVLIDSTYKTNLYRLPLVEMVGVTPVGKSFVIAYALVKHESEDGYLWVLRKLKALLNDAVQPNAIVTDCEAGLLNAIPTVFPDSSNLLCLWHIYSNVETKALDITGQDSWAKHITCNLFEAVIEAETEDKFNVAWGNLRWLNSAKLVVDSIWIQFHSLMETQHVEIRHSLELSRSRRLTGIQRLFSRLSYKISKNAIIELREEFERGAKMTEDALMIDFGCVKATTLGLLCACSLHRIARNGSRVPVDVLHAFWRKLEYDGSEAMPACNDERMEELFDEIRNADPSMRSSMFDALYSQIHLEEEDVNEPRVNENPKGRPSRGTHRESSAVEHARVRVRVGRATPQRNASSQRTPSSTPRSTPTVPVTPSTTPRSTPTVRFTPSSTPRSTQTGPGTPSTPATTSTGSFGTLHYASLEVDYTIGSFKVLSLS from the exons ATGTTAGCACTTGCGGTTCAGCATAAGTACGTTCATTATTGGGTCACTGATCAGGAGAACGATGAGCTAACCCACGTGTTCATGGCTTATCCAGAAGCCGTTAAGATGTTTCGATCATACTATTATGTGGTACTGATCGATTCCACGTACAAGACAAATTTataccgtcttccgcttgttgaGATGGTTGGAGTCACACCCGTCGGGAAGAGCTTTGTCATCGCGTATGCTCTTGTGAAACATGAGTCCGAGGATGGATATCTGTGGGTCTTACGGAAACTGAAGGCCCTTCTCAATGATGCCGTTCAACCTAATGCTATTGTTACTGATTGCGAGGCAGGTTTGTTGAACGCGATTCCCACTGTTTTTCCGGATTCGTCTAACTTGCTATGTCTTTGGCATATATATTCTAACGTGGAGACGAAAGCACTTGATATCACGGGTCAGGATAGTTGGGCTAAGCACATAACTTGTAACTTGTTTGAAGCGGTTATCGAGGCGGAGACCGAAGATAAGTTTAATGTGGCGTGgggcaatttg AGATGGTTGAATAGCGCGAAACTGGTCGTTGATAGCATCTGGATTCAGTTTCATTCTTTGATGGAAACGCAACATGTTGAGATCCGACACTCGTTGGAGTTATCTAGATCGAGGCGGTTGACGGGGATTCAGCGATTATTTTCCAGACTTTCTTATAAAATATCAAAGAATGCCATCATTGAATTGCGTGAAGAATTCGAAAGAGGTGCCAAGATGACGGAAGATGCCTTGATGATCGATTTCGGTTGTGTAAAGGCTACTACACTTGGTTTGTTATGTGCTTGTTCACTTCATCGCATTGCTAGAAACGGATCTCGGGTCCCTGTTGATGTGTTACATGCATTTTGGAGGAAGTTGGAGTACGATGGTTCCGAGGCAATGCCGGCTTGTAACGATGAACGAATGGAGGAGTTATTCGATGAAATTCGGAATGCAGATCCGAGTATGAGATCATCCATGTTTGATGCCCTTTACTCTCAGATACATCTGGAAGAGGAGGATGTAAACGAGCCTCGGGTGAACGAGAACCCTAAAGGACGTCCGAGTAGGGGAACTCATAGAGAGTCGTCCGCCGTTGAGCATGCACGGGTTCGGGTTCGAGTAGGCAGAGCTACGCCCCAAAGAAACGCGTCTTCCCAACGAACTCCGTCTAGTACCCCCCGTTCCACTCCGACAGTTCCTGTTACTCCGTCTACTACTCCCCGTTCCACTCCGACGGTTCGTTTTACTCCGTCTAGTACCCCCCGATCCACTCAAACGGGCCCCGGTACACCGTCTACTCCTGCTACCACGAGTACGGGGAGTTTCGGCACATTGCATTACGCATCTCTTGAGGTAGACTACACTATTGGGTCATTCAAGGTACTTTCCTTATCTTGA